In Nitrosomonas stercoris, the genomic stretch CTGGCACGCTCGCTTTTTTCAGCGCACTCATGATCACTGCACTATCTATTGCGCGGGAACGCGAATTAGGTACCTTTGATCAGTTGCTGGTCTCTCCTGCTTCCACACTGGAAATCATTCTGTCCAAATCACTGCCGGCATTGCTCATCAGCACCCTGCTCGCGCTGATGATGATCAGCATGGCCATCTGGTTTTTCCACATTCCGTTTACCGGATCGTTTGGGTTGCTGCTAATCGGCCTCATTTTGTTCATTCTGTCCGCAGTCGGCATCGGCCTGGTAGTTTCTGCCATCAGCATGACGCAACAGCAGGCCATTCTGGGTGGATTCGTCATTGGCGTGCCTACTGTACTGATCTCCGGCTTTGCCACCCCGGTGGAAAATATGCCGCTACTATTGCAATGGCTATCTCAAGCTATCCCACTCACCCACTTTCTGGTCATTATTGAAGGCTGCTTTCTCAAAGCAATGCCACCGCAAGATGTCCTGACAAATATCTGGCCGCTAGCAGTCATCGCCCTCGTCATGCTGCCGCTTGCTATCATCTTCACCCGCAGCAGATTGCAGTAGAAATGTTGATGCTCGAATTTTTAATCCACATCGCATAAAGCGAAAAACAAGTATCTTTGCCTGAAATGCCACAGACAGCACGCTTATTATTGATGCGATGGATTTACTCTATACGTGCAAGTTTGATAGATTTTGCCTGGTTACAAGTGATAGCGGGTGGGTAAATTTGGGTAATTTCGGCAACTACCTCAACAAGTTACAACCTGATTTCGATCCCAGACTTTACGATTACAAGAAATTCTCTGATCTTGTCAAAGCTAAAACGGATCTCTTTGTAATCGAAGAACGGCCAATAGAAGGAACAGCACAAAAAACTTTGTATCTTCGAGCTAAATAATTTTCTGATATAGGTATATTTCTCTTTAGTTACTGGGTTCCATACCATAAAGTAACGTAAGATCGATTAAAATATTCTTAGAGCCTGTTTACGATCTTCTGAGTAATAGTGCCAAGAAAGCCAAATGAATGAGCTGCAAGCTGGTATCAAGTTTACGTTCGCAGTTTTTCCATAATCTTCGGCACTTTTCCAGCCAGGCGAAACTACGTTCCACTATCCAGCGCCTGGGCATAACCTTGAAGGTATGCAGTTTGCTGCGTTTGGCGATCTGCACGGTGACAGGTTTGCCCAGAATTTCTTGCACACTTTCGGCAAATGGTGCTCCAGTATAGCCACCGTCACACAGCAAACCTTGTACTTGCCCTAAACTCGATCTGCAACGCTTCAAGGCCTGCAATGCACCGTTACGGTCAGTCACTTCCGCTGTCGTCACTGCAATGGCGTGCGGCAACCCCAAGGTATCAACAGCGATATGGCGCTTGATGCCCGACACCTTCTTGCCGGCGTCATAGCCTTTCTGGTCAGCCGTGTCTGTATTCTTCACGCTTTGCGCGTCCACAATCAAGAACGTGCTGCAAGCGTTGCGCCCCAGTTTCTCTCGGGCCGCGCCAACCTGATTTTTTTAATGCCTGCTCCAGCACGCTCACGCCGTGCTGGTCAGGCTCATTCCATTTGCGCCAATAGGCATATACACTCTGCCATTTGGGAAACTCTCCGGGCAAAAATCTCCACTGGCAACCAGTACGCAGCAGATACAGCACAGCACAAAATACTTCATACAAATCTATTGTCGTGGGTTTGGTGCTGCGCCTCACGCTACGCAATAGCGGCTCTATCTCGGCAAACTTCTCTTTGCTAATATCACTGGCATATTTTGTTCTCTTCATCCACGTATCGTAAGGAATAATGATGAGATCGTAAACGGGCTCTAAGAAGAATCAGCTAGAAAGCAAAATTTATAAGCGTTCTAGCTGATTTTTAACGTAGGGCATATCTCACCGTAACCAGTGTTGATAGTTTTGTAGAGGTACAGAAATTTCTTAACATCCTCCTTCAATTTTAGCGCACCAATACTCGGTAACCTTCTTCTCTATCCCGCTGCCCATACCAGAGGCACGTCCTTCTTTAAGTGCTATTTCTGGCGCAACTCCGTTATTGAGTTGATAAGCTGTCCACATAGCTCCAGCGCGACTACCTGTTGCACAATGAATCAGAAACGGAGGAGAGTTTTGTTCCAGAGTTTGCTTGAATGCTTCTAATTGTGTTTCTTTTACACCATCGTTAGCAACTGGGATATTGATATAGGTCATGCCAGCAGATTTGACCATTTTCTTTTCAGCATCTGTTCCTTCTGCTGCTGTACGCAAATCAATTACAGTGCTGAAACCATGTTTGACCAATTCCCGGACACCATCGGCGGAGAGGGCGCCGGAAGTTGCTATTGTTGGGGTAGTGCGATGATAGTTCATCAGATCATTAATTTGTGTCGCATACGGCACTTGATCTTTTGCTATTGCCCAGTTGGTTGATAATAAGGCGAGAAGGACGATGATTGTTCTCACAAAGAGCATTTCTACCTCCAGTTGTAATTATAATCGTGCAAAAATCGTAGCATGAATATTGCAGTGGATAAAAGAGTAAGCGTAAATTATATAAAAATAATCATTTCTAGGTAGATTTATACCTGAATTCGAAGAAAATAGCGTAAAAATAGCTCGCTTATCGATAGACAGCTTGATATTAGGTGTTAAATCTCATTTTTGGTATCAAAAGGATAATAAATTGGTATTTGCTGCTTCAGATTACACTCATATGTCACATGCCTTGCAGCTGGCAAAAAATGGATTATTTACTACTAGTCCTAATCCACGTGTTGGGTGTGTGATTGTTAATAATGACGAAATGGTTGGGGTCGGTTGGCATGAGCAAGCAGGTGAAGCACATGCAGAAATTAATGCACTACGGGATGCTGGAAACTTGGCAAAAGGAGCAACTGTTTATGTAACGTTAGAGCCTTGTAGT encodes the following:
- a CDS encoding putative multidrug ABC transporter permease, which encodes MAYPHFRVIFTRLYAQFVKELLCILRDPRNRVVVFVPPLLQLLIFAYAATLEVRNVDVAVYNQDRGREAQEVVWHLEAARFIAQVHHVHSNTALREQLAQGKVIAALAIPADFSRTVAIEGSGHVQVLVDGRRSNSGQIVVGYLSSIAKDMRLTTDPVPLPESSIAVRHWFNPNLVYLWFMVPGLTGTLAFFSALMITALSIARERELGTFDQLLVSPASTLEIILSKSLPALLISTLLALMMISMAIWFFHIPFTGSFGLLLIGLILFILSAVGIGLVVSAISMTQQQAILGGFVIGVPTVLISGFATPVENMPLLLQWLSQAIPLTHFLVIIEGCFLKAMPPQDVLTNIWPLAVIALVMLPLAIIFTRSRLQ
- a CDS encoding IS5 family transposase ISStma16 codes for the protein MKNTDTADQKGYDAGKKVSGIKRHIAVDTLGLPHAIAVTTAEVTDRNGALQALKRCRSSLGQVQGLLCDGGYTGAPFAESVQEILGKPVTVQIAKRSKLHTFKVMPRRWIVERSFAWLEKCRRLWKNCERKLDTSLQLIHLAFLALLLRRS